ATGTGTTTGGACAGATGGGAGAGGCAAGTGCTGATGTGCTTAACTACGCATTTTACAGCTAAACTATTAAAGAGTTGTGCTGTTTACACACCAACATTTGAATACCTGTCTTCAGGCCAGTTTAATTATCCAGGCCCTTCTGTTatttctgctgctttgttgtCTCTCAGCTTTGCACGAGGCATGAGAGATTTGTTTGCGGCTTCATTAAGATATGGTGGCGGTAGCGGTTTGcagggagcaaaaaaaaaaaaaaaaaaaaaaaaattcattccTGCTCAAGTATCTCATACTCTATTCTCCCTGCCTCCCCCATACATATACAGATACTGTACACATCCATTTTCTTATAAAGTCATTTAAagtaagaaaattaaaaaatgccCTGTGATGCCTGCACTTTGAAATCTCTTGGGGCTTTAGGCAAAGGGGAGGGGACACACGCCCCAAGTCCCTGCGATTCATCCTGAGACGTTTGATTAGTTTATAAGTACTTATAGGGGGGGAAAGGGTTTGcattataattttgtttcatGAATTCCTTCATATGTTCATCTTCAACTGCATGTTCAAATAAAGCATTAATCAAAGgcaagagagggaagagggCATTTAGCCAACGGAGCCATAGTCTCAGGGCTTCAGTGAGCTGGTGGATATGGTATTGAGAGACTGTAGGAAGCAGTGGTTTTTAATTATCTGGACTACGTACAGGATGCcgtttttgattgttttaatgaGGCAGCTGGCCTATTGTCTCCCCTTAATTCCTCCATTGTTTTTAGAATATGTCATAgttctttattcttttatcaGGTGCTCTGCAGGAGGATTTAGACAATAGCCTTCATTCCAACTGCATTGGCCACTGCACAAAGGCAGCTCACTGCAGACAGTTAGCAGGCAAACAAGTGCAAATCACAAGCTGCACTTTTTCCAGCCTTTTCCCCAGTTTCACGACTCACGGTTTTGGTCTTTCGCTTTAACTCTTGACCCCCCCTCCTCGCTCCTTCATTCATACAGATCGTGCTATTGTCATAGGTGGCTCAcctgtgtttctgtgatttAAATCACCTGTCAGGAAAAGGCTGGCAGGGGAGCACAGCCATGACGAATCTTTTCGAGAGAGCTCCTTCATGGAATATTGTTTTAGTCTGACGCCTCTGTGCAGTCTGTTTTCTATGCCTGGTACTTCTGGCGTCATTTCTGCAGAAtcatttgtatgcatgtgtcaGTATGTGCACGTATTATGGGTACATATGTGTATATGCATTTACAGGTAATCACTCAAATAATTAATTCCTGAAAGACTTGTgtgaaatattcatatattagAAAGCTACATGTGAGCTAGGACCCCATGATGCATTtcagaaaactaaataaaaaaaacaaaacaaaaaataaactaaataggCTACGTAATGCACATAATTGCAgttaaaactgtcacaaatcTGAGAGAAACCGCTCTGATTCCTAATTCTGATGACAATATTAAGTATAGTTTAAACCATAATCCTGCAGCCTGAGCCCATGTATCTTACTACCTTGTCTTGGATGAGTgagtgtaacaagcagagtgctGCCTCAGTGTTTTGTGTAGCTCAGTAAAACTGGGACATGCAGTCCTAAAACTCACTTCCAGCATTCTCACAACACAACAGATGGATCTGTAGCATTCTTGGCTAAAGGGATGCAATCTGAGTGCGTATTCCGCTGTCAGAAtgcagtaaaatgttttcatcagacTCCACATAATCTGCTTCATTTCAGCTGAGGAGAGCATACTGTATCTTTGATTTGGATTGatccaaaaacactgatttgTATCTCGGCGTCGGGGCCTAGTTTATAATTCTCTTTGTAAGCTGAGTGCGTCTGAACTAAGAGATccacacagaggagagaaactttTGTGGCTATGACTGCGGTATATTCCCCGCCATTGTCAGTGGCAGTTTGTATCTACCTTGATGGTAACTTGGGCAGACAGTGGAGAggagttttgttattttaattagGAGATAAAAATTCAAAGGGCCTCTCCAGGCAGTGTGTGGTATGACAGAATCAAAACGATGAAGTGGAGCGGCCTGAAGTGTGTGTCTCGTCACAGCAGATTGGCCGACAGATAGGCACTGCTCTTTAAAGTGGCGCTGACATGCACACGCTCGCGAagacgcacatgcacacacacacacacacagggagaaagCCTGCACACAAATGGGACTTTGAAAGATAGCATATTTTAATACCATTTCACTCCTTTGACACGTTTGTGCTGGTCTAATTTTCAGTGCTTCACCAGCAGATAGGAAGGGCTAGAAAGGTTTTAATCAAAACAGCGATGTGAAATCTGAAATATTCAATTTTGAATTGAAATAATGGGGCAATTCATTCTAGCAACTTAACAATGATTTATACATAATGCATGCTGTGGTAGTGTAAAGTCATGGTGGCTCTGTTTCCATCCCCTGGTTTTCCATTtctaataaatccacagaaaagTGGATTGTTTTCATACAGAGCCTTACTTGAGCACCTTCACTGTGTCTACAGGGCGGTTTTAAACCTGGTGATTCATAGGTTTTGTGTAAACATGAGTAATCAGTGTTCCACATGTGTGGGGGCTTTTTAGCAGCATCCCCCTGCTTTCACACCTCTCCTCAGGACTCTCTTTATTCCACATCAGCTAGGGCTCAAATCACATGTCCCCTCTCAGCCTGACACTCCGTTGGTATGTTTGCACATCTTTGAAAGCTAACAGCGTGCTTTAATTAATTGTCCAGCTTTCCTCAGAAACAATGTCCTAATTCTGCCATTTAGCGGGAGCGTATCATAGTTTGTTGTTATCTCCCCAGCCAGATTTCTGTAAATAGTCATATTAAAAACTTTAATCTCTTCAATGGAAAATGAAGTGCAGCTGAAAAGCCTGTCAtgtgctgagataaatattatCTAAGCTAAAAccttcactctctccctctaccccccttccttcctcctgccccctcccccttcctctGACTTAATGAATATGTTCAGAAGATTTCAGAGGAATGCTTAATCCCAAAACACAACAATCTAATAATATGGAGGACCTGTCTCAGTGTTCTAGCTGACAACAGCACTGTAGGCTACAGTTTACCCAAGCTGAGGTTCGCTCTGCCTCTGGATATGAGCGCCAGTTGtctaaaatgacatttgagtgacagtaaaaagaaaagtattaCCTTTTAATGGATTGACTCAcccaaataacaacaaaacaaaacatattctCTAACTTACGGTTAGTTACATAGTTTTGGCTTCATTTGACCAGGTTTTGAGACGCGTATAGATAGATACATCCCTGATGTATACATCCCTGCCTTGATGCCAAAAATAACGGAGGTGAATTGAATTTCATTTGTAGTGTTCAGAACAttgaaaagtgacatttaaaatgttgtctGTTGTAACAGCATGTCTTTCCAGAGAGAGTGTTTCTGTTACTCTAATCATTTACAGACCTCACTGTGTAAAGTTTCCATTATGACTCCAGAAAAAAACAGTCCccatgaaaactgttgacagtatGCTCTACTGTTTATCCAGAGTGATGGGGCATTGATTTTGGGAAAAGATGTTGCTGCTGAATGTcattttcaatgctgtgagcaccaccAATGAAATGTCATCCACCTTTATTGTGCTGAGGTGGCAGCAGAAATCTAGACGtagaaaaaatctttttttgtcatttggatgaactgaacctttaaactaaataaacaaattctCAACATCATCAGACATATTCAGtgataaatgtgataaaattaataaaattttCCTTGCAGGTTTTGTCAAAAAAACTATTAGGCTTATTTCTAATTCCAGGAAAGATGTGTATTTGAAGTAAAACGTGCACAATCCACTTTTCCACTTGATGTCCTATCCAACATCCTGTTTAAACTACATACTGTTGTGCAACACGCCATTGAAAAGTCTCTGAGATGTTGCACACCATCCAAGGCTCACACAAGCATAATTTCTGCTTTTGCATAATGCCATGACATTTAAAACTAGAAGTACTGATGTGTACACGCAGCAAAGCTTTCTCTTCTCTCGCAGCAAGCATTTAAAcgtctcctctgtctctgttttgtccAGGTGGTCAACTGTGGTGCACCACCACCAAGAACATGATGGAGGGCGAGGAGCTGGTGGCGTTTGCAGTGGACTTTGACTCGCGTCTGCAGGCGGTGAACCACATGTCTCTGAGCGAGGGCATGTACCCAGCCAGGCTGCTGGACAGCATCCAGCTCCTGCCGCAGCAGGCCGCAATGGCTTCCATCCTGCCCACTGCCATCGTCAACAGTGAGTGTCCACGCACCGTCATGATTGCACGTACACAGAGCTGGACCGAGATGTGCTTTTGTTtagacacacacaatcacacatgcTTGCTcttgttcttcctctctctctgtctcaaacacacacacacacacacacacacaccagtccaCAGCCTGCACTCAGTCACCTGCTTAACAAGGAGCGTCGTCTCCGCCGGGCGTAGATTAACCCAGATGAGTCTCTGCACTGGAGATAAGAGCCATCGACCTTCAAGTTTTGggttcacataaacacactgaggcTCAAACTAACGTGTTAATTGCAAAATACACGCCTCATGCaaatagtgtgtttgtttacttagCGAGGGCTATCTGGGTTCAGCTCAACAGGGAGGCTTCTGTAAGCAGATGGTCCAGTGTTCTTGTTTGCCCTTGAGAAAGGGCACCAACCCAGTGGTAGCAACACAGCGATATGCAGCAGCtgaggattttgtggaaaagccTTTTAACACAGGCTTTGAGAGTCAGAACTGTAGAAGTATAgaagaggagtgtgtgtttgtgtgtgtgtgtgtgggttatgcatgtgtgtccatgtgttcaAGCTCTTTATCTTTATACTTATACATAAATAAGAAAGTACTGTATGTATCCTGATATCATATCCCCTTTGTACCTTTCTGTGTCCATCCAGAGGACATCTTCCCCTGCAAGGCATGTGGAATCTGGTTTCGGAGCGAGAGGAACCTGCAGGCCCATCTGATGTACTATTGCAGCGGGCGGCAAAGAGAGCCAGAGACAGTCGTGGAGGAGAATGACACCGGACCCCACCAGACCTCCAGTATCTGCCCCTTTCCACAGTGCAACAAGAGCTTCTCCGGAGCCAGGGCCCTGGAAATGCACTTGAGCACTTCACACAGTGGTGAGTGATATCATGTATGAAGGAAactaaattttatttatttatttatttttacagtgctTAGAGATGGATACTTTCAAtcacttttaaaagaaatagGGTCCTGAAAAGTGTTGTTTTGAGGAAAAAATTACAGAGTTTAACACAGGTTTGGAAAAATGACTGTCATTTCTTTTCAGAAATATACATATCCTGCTGTCAGCTGACAGTTTATccttgagcaaaaaaaaaatctagtggATGGGAATAAGCTTGGCATAATGCATGAGCATTTGATGGTTTCTACAGTTAACTCTAAAGGAGAAGTGGGAGGCGAGATTCTGAGCTTTTCTCCCTTTTATCTCCTTCACAGGTGTCAAAATGGAAGAGAGCCTCCCTCCTGGCACCAGCTTGAAATGCACAATCTGTAACTACACGGCAGATTCTCTTATTACATTCCAGCATCACATCATGTCTCACCTGTCACAGGCGGCCTTCAGATGCAATCACTGCCATATCAGCTTCCAGAGCCACAGGGAACTCTTACAGCATCAGGACTTACATGGGCACGGCAGCAAACTTCACAGGGAAGGCGACGGCACTGAGCATTCCCCCAGGGGGCCTGAGGAaagcctccagcagcagcagcagcaggcccGCGCTGAACTGGCCAACAGGAAGGATGCTCTGCTGGGAAGTCCCAAAGGGGCCCTCAACAAGGAGACCAGCACAGACGGAGAGGCTGACAAGGCTGAGAAGAAGCCCATGCTGTCTGTTCAAAAGGGAGAGGCCCACCCAGGCAGCAAAGCCAGTTTTTCTTACACTAGGATCAAGTCTGAGCCCTCCAGCCCCAGGCTGGCCTCCTCCCCTGTGCAGCATAACATGCCTACATTTCCCATGGGCCCCTTCTTGTCTCAGTTTGCTTTCTCCCAAGACATTTCAGTGGTCCCGCAGGCTTCTGAGATTCTGGCTAAAATGTCAGAGCTAGTTCACCGGAGGCTGCGCCATGGAGGGAACAGCTACCCCCCTGTCATCTACAGTCCTCTCATGCCCAAAGGGGCCACCTGTTTTGAATGCAATATCACCTTCAGCAACCTGGACAACTATTTGGTCCACAAAAAGCACTACTGTAACAGCCGCTGGCAACATATGGCAAAGTCCCCTGACTTCTCTGCCCTCTCAGATAAGGTCCCTGAGGCAGTGAGCCCCAACAGTGGTCACAGTTCTGTTAGCATGTTGACTGGCTGCCACCCTGCAGAGGCCGACAGCCACCTCATGCAGTCTGCCTGTCTGAACTCCAATGTGCTGGACATGATCAATGCTGGGCCCAAAGGGCCTGATAAGGATCTAGCAGGACAGGTGAAGAAGGTCTCTACCCCAACTGGGGCTGAGGAGAGGCTGAATGGAAAGCAGATGGAGGGAAAAAGCCCCAGTACTGGTTTGGTGGAAAGTGACAATGAcccaaccaagacaacctgCGATGCCTGCAATATCACCTTCAGCCGTCATGAGACCTACATGGTCCACAAGCAGTACTACTGTGCCACCCGTCACGACCCACCCATGAAACGCATGTCCACCAACAAGGTGCCCTCCATGCAGAGGACCATGAGAACCCGCAAGCGCAGGAAGATGTATGAGATGTGTCTCCCTGACCAGGACCACCAGAGGCCCCCTATGAGCCAGCCAGGTTTCCTTGGGGTTCCTTCCATGAACCCTTGTACATCCCAAGAAGCTGTAGAGAGCCTAGCAGACCGTTTCCACCCCCGCTGTGACATCTTTCCAGGTATGGTACCCAAACACCTGGAGGCCTCTCTGACTGTCACTAAACCTATTCTGGCTCCCAAATGCAATACTGTGGAGCAGCAGGAGCTGGACGCTCCCATTGATCTCAGCAAAAAGTGTTCGCCAGTCTCTGACAAGACATGTAGCTCTCCTAAAAGACTGTTGGACTATCACGAATGTGCTGTGTGCAAGATAAGTTTTAACAAAGTGGAGAACTACCTGGCACACAAACAGAACTTTTGCCCTGCAACagccgctgctgctgccgctgccgctgccgctcagcagcaacaacaacagccacaacagcagcaacaacacaatGAGACTGGCAGCCTGGAGCCGACCATGTTCCCAGATGTGAAGAGCGAAGGCAATAACAACCCTGATGATGTCTACGATAAGAGCCCAGGCAAATGTGAGAAGAACGGCAATGGGAAGGTGATGGTGCAGAATGGAGGCATGTTCCCCCCTCACCTGGGGCCTGTGCCGGGACTCAAGTCTTTTGCTGAGCCCCAGCTCATCCCATCAAAAGATGAGAACAAGAATATGTTTCTGCCCCATTGCCTTTATCCCGGAGCAATAAAGAAGGTGAAAGGTCCTGAGCAAATATCACCGTATTTTGGGATAAAGCCAACCGATTATGTGACTGGGGGCCCAGTGATGCAGGGAGAGGCTAGCGAACAGGAGCAGAGTGTTaatgggggaggaggaggtgcaggaggaggagagacaggaaCAACCAGAGAGCAGGCCCAGCAGCCGGCCGCTAATGGCTGCCCCCACCCTGGCAAGGAGCCCCTTCCCCTACTGCCCAAAAATAGGGGCATGGTCATCGTCAACGGGGGGCATAAGCCTGAGGAGCATTCAGGCACAGCTCCACCGCAGCAAGAGAACCAGCCCCAGCCAGACGGCCAACCCCCCAATCCCTCACCTACGTGGGCCACTGACAACCAGGCCGATTCCAACGAGAACATGTCACCTTCCTCCAAGTCCCCAAACGAGGAGGCGGCACCCACAGCCAATAAAGGTGTGAACGGCTCTGGAAGTGGCAAGTACTGCCGCCTCTGTGATATCCAGTTCAACAACCTGTCAAACTTTATTACCCATAAGAAGTTTTACTGTTCATCACATGCTGCAGAGCATGTAAAATAAGTTGAGAAGACATGTTCTTCTTCTAccctcccaccccacccccaactTTTAccccttttttctcctttgttttgGTACACTGTTGTGTCTGGAATAGTGCATCACGCAGTGCTAAACGCTGCTTGTGGACAATCAAGAGAAGCTTCTTCTTTCATCGTTTTAAGACTTAAAAATGCAAAACCATtggttaaaaaagaaaaagaaaagaaaaatgaatcaaGAATAATATTGGTGCCACTttcacattaatttattttacaatcaGTATTAATAGGAGTAGTGATcttaatttaaattcaaatgaaatttaTATCAGAGTTGTTTGTAATGTTATTGTATAGTCATTCTTGTGTAGCACACATATTGTTTACACTGTAATGTAGGCTCAATGAAACAATAGACAATACAAAAATGAGATGCATTTTAGACACAAAAATAGCTACTGAGGCACTTGTGTATTCTTATTTGCTGTACCAGTTTCTGTATATGCCCACAATGTAGGTTGCAGATTGCTACTAATGACTTGTTAGCCTTAAAAATCACCATTTGGCGGTGATAACCAGGCACAACCCTGCATCTCACATTTTGGCATATACACATGGCTTTGCATACATATGTGGCTGTTTGTCCCTGTCTCTTTTCTTCAACTCAGATGTGGATGTTTTCATGAGGATGGCAGCATTCTTGTATAGTACTCGTATTTCTGTTTGATGATACACTTTGTTCTCCCTTTTTGAAATTTGCTCTCAATGCAATACTTTGTAAATGAGGGAACATTACTGAAAGCAGTATTATGAAATGGGGACTGTGCATATAATTATTTGTAACCcctttgggaaaaaaagaagttgtACAAGAATTAAGTTTATTGCTGATGAACAAGATGGGTGGGAGGTCAGTGGGGAAACTGATGTAAAATTATCATTCCAATGTCCTGATTATGGgagaaaatatttcttaaaacGTTGTTGCTATGCATGTATATGGATGGAATTAAATTCCAGATCTGTTggaaatttttattttgatgtgGTGTCATAATTAAACTTAAATCCTCAGGATAAACCAATGCTGTCTGGTATTTCTTTCACATTACTCtataaaaacagctcacattttccacaaaaataagaacaatatggttcaaaatacagaaaaagacagacagaaagacagaaaagtacacatttttatttacaaaaaaattgtGAAGACTCATCTGTTTGcaatttataaaattaaaactaaacaataaaaagatgTCTATGACTGGTCGTGATGCAACTCAATTATATTAGAGTAACAAATGACTGAGGCTGATGCAACAGAGACACAGGAACCCAATGTACTGTACCTTTCCCTATGGCTATAACATTGCAGAATATTAAGACAGAGctgcacaagataaaaaaaaatatcaggtTGAGCAGTGACGTGTGTGGCCTTTACACAGATAAGAAGTAATGTATTAATTTTTGGCACTGGCCAACCAGGTAAAGACACTGAAATAACGACTTGGAAGATAAGATTTTCTGAATCTAAGACAAAgcaaatatttcatcaaactgaaTACCCTCCAGTTATCTTCAATTAAAAAGCTTCCAATACAGCAGAGCTGTGCAAAAATTGACTCCATGATGAACCTCACCAGACTTGTAGACAATCTCTACATATTGCTGCAGGAAATGCTAAACAAGATAACttgaatattttattgaatatttaaaacatattcaacCATCATTCTGCCCAGGTCtgtggaatagttacatatAGTCACTCTCTCAGCTGTTTGGCTTGTCTCTGGTTGACTAGCTTCCTCAGGTGCTGGCTGATGGCAGATGGCTTCTTGTAGATCATTCGCCGGTCTGCTCCTTTTATGTGAATGTGATTGGTTGATGGGTAGGACTCCTCCAGAAACTTCTTTTGAAGCTTAGATACCATCTGGTGCAGGGAAAAGATGATTTATTACAGGTTTTACACGACTGTTATAACAATATTGTCACGGCAGActtaataatgcatcatagttgTGCAGCAGTAAACATGCTCACTTGGTTTAGGTGCTCTGGTATTTGTTGGTCAAAGGAATCCCCAGTGATCACGCTCACTGATGTCCTGCTGGAGAGGGGCTTAAATTTTGTGATGtccctttaaaaacaacagaaaaatgtaaaaaaaaaatttcgtgtaatatttcaatgtttatttttactttcacaTTCAACATGAAAATAGTAGAACCCcgcagaaaatagtgaaaaaagtcTTTCTACGTATGCCATACCTTACTTGAGATGCACTTTCATTCAGAAAGTAATGCTCATCCACAGCACTACTCTGGTGGGCAGGGTTACTTAGTAGATATTTCTAATGGAGACGGTGAGAGAATATAAAttagtcataaaaataaaaggaaaactCACCGcggtgaatatgatgatttcttagAGATTTACTAtacaggattttcctaaaaaaaacaatgtatagactcatacaaaagtaattcCTCTCAATCttcacttatgacccactagaagtgtgtctgtctgttatctacagagaccctgccctcttgtcttcttttcttATTATATTTGCTGGCTTTACATTATATTGCAAAgctagttgtttgtttgtgttagatTCAGGTTTTCTGTCCACCTGAGGCTCAAAATGCTCTGGTTCACTGTCGGCAGAATCACAGAGAAACTCAGCAGCTAAAGTTTGTGTGTCAGGCTGCAGCTGTAATGTCAGTAGTCGCTTCCTCCTCCACAatctgttgtgtctgattccacagcacAATAttcatgaaactagttttcttccaaatatgctgatattttcaagTATTTAGTAGTATATTTTAGTGTCAGCTTTTCACTGTCACTAGTGTAACATGGTAGACagagtgttttgggagacccacCTTTGAcagtccttgaaggcaccactacagaaaatcaGAGGGAGAGACTAGAAATCCAAGCTGAAATAGCTGTAGGTCTTCCTTGCCCTCAACTCAATGTCACTGTACATGTCAAATGATGGCGCTGGTGCCAGAAGAACAACAGATTTTGCAGCTGCACCCCAGAGACACAAcaactgttgtttttcacattatatCACTAATTCAGACTGATAGAGACAAAGTTGAAAATCAGCAAAGCCTTGAAGTATCATTGATCATTACTGCACCGCACAAATCTCAGTTTTCTCATACTCTGATTCACTAAGACAGAACTAAAGTGTGTTATTGCCAAGACAGAAGTAACTTCATCCAAAATTGACAAATTCCATAATAATTGGGGGGAAAATGGAATAAAGAACAAATTAGTATTGTTATATTAAATAAGTTTGAGTGCAGTGGTTCAGCGTCCAGCTCATTCAGTGGAGCAGCTCCAAGCAGAATACTGATATCACATCTGAAATCTTGTTTCTCTGATTGTCCAGCTCAGGGCGGGTAAAGTTCACCAGGCTACCAGAACAGATGTGAATTCATAAATTAAGCAGAATTCCCCCTCTAACCATATCCATCACCCGAATGTGATGAAACCAGATAGCTTTGGTGCCGTTAACATAGCAGCAAACAATTCTGCTCCAGTTCAATTAAGCGGTGGTTACAGAACATGCCCTTGAGAAATGGACTGCATGCTCTATTGAGTTCGGCgagcttgtgtatgtgtgtgtgtgtgtgtgtgtgtgtgtgtgtgtgtgtgtgtgtggacgttATAACCTTCACTAGCCTGTCTACAAAACCTTTTTCTGTCCTTGGAGAATTCAAGCACAATGATGTCCTTATCTCCTTGGCAACAACTGTAATACTTGAAAAGCTGAAATAGGTCCCTCATCACTACTGCCATCAAATTGTGGGTGGCTGGCAGCAGAGAACAAGGAGTCTTAACGAACTGCTCACATTCATCCCAGAACAGGCGTCATCGCATCATCCAGACAGCTGCACAAAAAATTTGATGCTAAACAGATATTAGAAATGCTGCAGAGTGTTCACAGAGGGCCACTTAAGTGTAATtctacacaaaaaacaaaagaatttgAAGTAGGAATGAATgatttaaacacaataaatagcCACTAAATTAGCTTTCTTGCTataatctctctgtctctacatCGCTGATGCATCCTACATGAGTGTATGACGTTTGTTTCCCTGCTAAAATAAGGTGTCAGTCTATAGAGAGCATTTTCTCGTGTCACCAAAGATACTGGTTGTTGTTCATCACCAGAATCCATTACTTCTCTTCTGCGTAAGATGTTTTCCAtagcaaataaaaatg
The sequence above is drawn from the Thunnus maccoyii chromosome 10, fThuMac1.1, whole genome shotgun sequence genome and encodes:
- the zfpm2a gene encoding zinc finger protein ZFPM2a isoform X1, translating into MSRRKQSNPRQIKRPLEDGLEEEEEECVSEENELLAKDEFSVEENFSTEFETENMSCEDMEYFCNKGEEEGNREAGESEVDGQAEKTRHAAVGPDEWDGPRELDAFLKDGERRIHSRQQLPVGTTWGPFEGKIEMSTDNSTLKTKSTVPVVLSAGPRWLLDVTWQGAEDNKNNCVVYSKGGQLWCTTTKNMMEGEELVAFAVDFDSRLQAVNHMSLSEGMYPARLLDSIQLLPQQAAMASILPTAIVNKDIFPCKACGIWFRSERNLQAHLMYYCSGRQREPETVVEENDTGPHQTSSICPFPQCNKSFSGARALEMHLSTSHSGVKMEESLPPGTSLKCTICNYTADSLITFQHHIMSHLSQAAFRCNHCHISFQSHRELLQHQDLHGHGSKLHREGDGTEHSPRGPEESLQQQQQQARAELANRKDALLGSPKGALNKETSTDGEADKAEKKPMLSVQKGEAHPGSKASFSYTRIKSEPSSPRLASSPVQHNMPTFPMGPFLSQFAFSQDISVVPQASEILAKMSELVHRRLRHGGNSYPPVIYSPLMPKGATCFECNITFSNLDNYLVHKKHYCNSRWQHMAKSPDFSALSDKVPEAVSPNSGHSSVSMLTGCHPAEADSHLMQSACLNSNVLDMINAGPKGPDKDLAGQVKKVSTPTGAEERLNGKQMEGKSPSTGLVESDNDPTKTTCDACNITFSRHETYMVHKQYYCATRHDPPMKRMSTNKVPSMQRTMRTRKRRKMYEMCLPDQDHQRPPMSQPGFLGVPSMNPCTSQEAVESLADRFHPRCDIFPGMVPKHLEASLTVTKPILAPKCNTVEQQELDAPIDLSKKCSPVSDKTCSSPKRLLDYHECAVCKISFNKVENYLAHKQNFCPATAAAAAAAAAAQQQQQQPQQQQQHNETGSLEPTMFPDVKSEGNNNPDDVYDKSPGKCEKNGNGKVMVQNGGMFPPHLGPVPGLKSFAEPQLIPSKDENKNMFLPHCLYPGAIKKVKGPEQISPYFGIKPTDYVTGGPVMQGEASEQEQSVNGGGGGAGGGETGTTREQAQQPAANGCPHPGKEPLPLLPKNRGMVIVNGGHKPEEHSGTAPPQQENQPQPDGQPPNPSPTWATDNQADSNENMSPSSKSPNEEAAPTANKGVNGSGSGKYCRLCDIQFNNLSNFITHKKFYCSSHAAEHVK
- the zfpm2a gene encoding zinc finger protein ZFPM2a isoform X2; translation: MSTDNSTLKTKSTVPVVLSAGPRWLLDVTWQGAEDNKNNCVVYSKGGQLWCTTTKNMMEGEELVAFAVDFDSRLQAVNHMSLSEGMYPARLLDSIQLLPQQAAMASILPTAIVNKDIFPCKACGIWFRSERNLQAHLMYYCSGRQREPETVVEENDTGPHQTSSICPFPQCNKSFSGARALEMHLSTSHSGVKMEESLPPGTSLKCTICNYTADSLITFQHHIMSHLSQAAFRCNHCHISFQSHRELLQHQDLHGHGSKLHREGDGTEHSPRGPEESLQQQQQQARAELANRKDALLGSPKGALNKETSTDGEADKAEKKPMLSVQKGEAHPGSKASFSYTRIKSEPSSPRLASSPVQHNMPTFPMGPFLSQFAFSQDISVVPQASEILAKMSELVHRRLRHGGNSYPPVIYSPLMPKGATCFECNITFSNLDNYLVHKKHYCNSRWQHMAKSPDFSALSDKVPEAVSPNSGHSSVSMLTGCHPAEADSHLMQSACLNSNVLDMINAGPKGPDKDLAGQVKKVSTPTGAEERLNGKQMEGKSPSTGLVESDNDPTKTTCDACNITFSRHETYMVHKQYYCATRHDPPMKRMSTNKVPSMQRTMRTRKRRKMYEMCLPDQDHQRPPMSQPGFLGVPSMNPCTSQEAVESLADRFHPRCDIFPGMVPKHLEASLTVTKPILAPKCNTVEQQELDAPIDLSKKCSPVSDKTCSSPKRLLDYHECAVCKISFNKVENYLAHKQNFCPATAAAAAAAAAAQQQQQQPQQQQQHNETGSLEPTMFPDVKSEGNNNPDDVYDKSPGKCEKNGNGKVMVQNGGMFPPHLGPVPGLKSFAEPQLIPSKDENKNMFLPHCLYPGAIKKVKGPEQISPYFGIKPTDYVTGGPVMQGEASEQEQSVNGGGGGAGGGETGTTREQAQQPAANGCPHPGKEPLPLLPKNRGMVIVNGGHKPEEHSGTAPPQQENQPQPDGQPPNPSPTWATDNQADSNENMSPSSKSPNEEAAPTANKGVNGSGSGKYCRLCDIQFNNLSNFITHKKFYCSSHAAEHVK